In a genomic window of Oncorhynchus kisutch isolate 150728-3 linkage group LG9, Okis_V2, whole genome shotgun sequence:
- the LOC109896645 gene encoding vezatin isoform X4, giving the protein MTEEFDEDVVFENSPLFHYLQDLGHTDFEACPTVSQEDECGGGEGGTTSPQDSLSKPTGGRLWRLADALWRRSPFHQAASAHRLEQQLDCVFGQYAVQCILDQDVLLQEDVELIELLDPSLLTLGASPSGSPRRDHSLPCPRLLASPSQWDVAVLVGLAAVLLGLSSLSAGAWSLAVIPWCAAVMGWVGLRGAGLWRQGRMQRAAHAQASELQTMVLNSKALTSLARKSLRLLQETEVISRGFTLVSAASSFSRAGLGAGPRGQQLIGLRKAVYRALRSAFRASRRATCHMLKAYPLNSEIDNVTNYVSAVPLKELGMGLGTEHLTDEEAQELTDDYSLPALKVLFQLWVGQSSECFRRLALLLSPRRLEEPREDWVKGETPPPPIHRSVATVTQPLHGALAGCLGDMQRSYEFHRYFETQRQTQGSDRVGRAQQKCRELNTLHTSVRSLQLHLRALLNEMIILEDDLEKLMVTKEAVEVTVEGYQDLQERLGHLQPHMQASAGCWEDTVGQVERMLRRANTCPGTPDGPEQCLPPVPCTPAPTYTLILDRDPVPEEQELEAYVSDSEDENGWAGSVVDMLSPEERERQRREREESRRVLSELKAVLGQRASEGERRKWKQLLFNDQAAVMPIVSAETSIEYQMPSDPLDALTLVGVANPGVAEGNHLSERLNNEEEDWIRDERPLTEAEEKALTEFCCGEAEEKGEEGEGWASVPAGTGKALYQYDGLPDEGAGLNGPDLLQPRVPTITVMDRLTELHGSAALSFNSALAAQVAARSYTFANMEEQTFGDSGEEDEGEKRSLPDGQTCEKD; this is encoded by the exons ATGACTGAGGAGTTTGATGAAGATGTGGTATTTGAG aaCTCTCCGCTCTTCCACTACCTGCAGGATCTAGGACACACAGACTTTGAGGCGTGTCCCACAGTGTCTCAGGAGGACgagtgtggaggaggagagggggggacgaCCTCCCCGCAGGACAGCCTGTCCAAACCCACA GGAGGACGTCTATGGAGATTGGCTGATGCCTTGTGGAGGCGGAGCCCGTTCCACCAGGCTGCCTCTGCCCATAGGCTGGAGCAGCAGCTG gACTGTGTGTTTGGCCAGTACGCGGTGCAGTGTATCCTGGACCAGGATGTGTTGCTCCAGGAGGATGTGGAGCTCATCGAGCTGTTAGACCCCAGCCTGCTCACCCTGGGCGCCTCACCCTCCGGCTCACCCAGACGAGACCACTCCCTGCCCTGCCCGCGTCTCCTCGCCTCTCCTTCGCAGTG ggATGTAGCAGTGCTGGTGGGCCTGGCTGCAGTGTTACTaggcctgtcctctctctctgccggGGCCTGGTCTCTGGCTGTGATCCCGTGGTGTGCTGCGGTCATGGGCTGGGTGGGGCTGCGAGGGGCGGGGCTGTGGAGACAGGGGAGGATGCAGAGAGCAGCACACGCCCAGGCCTCCGAGCTGCAGACCATGGTGCTGAACAGTAAGGCTCTGACCAGCCTGGCCCGCAAGTCCCTGAGACTACTACAGGAGACAGAGGTCATCTCTCGAGGGTTCACCCT GGTGAGTGCGGCCAGCTCCTTTAGTAGGGCGGGGCTGGGGGCAGGGCCACGGGGGCAGCAGTTGATTGGCCTGCGGAAGGCGGTGTATCGTGCGCTCCGCTCGGCCTTCAGAGCCTCCCGCCGAGCCACGTGCCACATGCTCAAAGC GTACCCCCTGAACTCTGAGATCGACAATGTGACCAACTACGTGTCTGCGGTGCCCCTGAAGGAGCTGGGGATGGGCCTGGGGACAGAGCACCTGACTGACGAGGAGGCACAGGAGCTCACCGATGACTACAGCCTCCCTGCCCTCAAG GTGCTGTTCCAGTTGTGGGTGGGGCAGAGCTCAGAATGTTTCCGCCGATTGGCCCTGCTGCTGTCACCACGACGACTGGAGGAGCCCAGGGAAGACTGGGTTAAAGGTGAAACCCCTCCTCCGCCCATACACCGCTCTGTTGCCACGGTGACACAGCCTCTCCACGGTGCCCTGGCTGGTTGCCTGGGCGACATGCAGCGTAGCTACGAGTTCCACCGGTACTTTGAGACGCAGCGCCAGACGCAGGGCTCGGACAGGGTGGGGCGCGCTCAGCAGAAATGCAGAGAGCTCAACACACTGCACACGTCTGTACGCAGCCTGCAGCTGCATCTCAGGGCCCTGCTCAACGA GATGATTATCCTGGAGGATGACCTGGAGAAGCTGATGGTGACGAAGGAGGCGGTGGAGGTGACTGTGGAGGGCTACCAGGACCTCCAGGAGCGTCTCGGCCACCTGCAGCCCCACATGCAGGCCAGCGCCGGATGCTGGGAGGACACCGTGGGCCAAGTGGAGCGCATGCTGAGGAGAGCTAACACCTGCCCAG GAACTCCTGATGGTCCAGAGCAGTGTCTCCCTCCTGTGCCATGCACACCTGCCCCAACCTACACCCTCATCCTGGACAGGGACCCCGTGCCTGAGGAGCAG GAGCTGGAAGCGTACGTGTCAGACTCAGAGGATGAGAACGGGTGGGCGGGGTCGGTGGTTGACATGCTGTCTCCCGAGGAACGAGAGCGCCAGCGGCGGGAGAGGGAGGAGTCTCGGCGCGTCCTATCGGAGCTCAAAGCCGTGCTGGGCCAGCGGGCGTCCGAGGGCGAGAGGAGGAAGTGGAAACAGCTGCTCTTCAACGACCAAG CGGCGGTGATGCCTATCGTTTCCGCGGAAACTTCTATAGAATATCAGATGCCCTCCGACCCATTGGACGCTCTGACCCTTGTGGGCGTAGCCAATCCAGGTGTCGCCGAGGGAAACCACCTATCGGAAAGGCTGAACAACGAGGAGGAAGACTGGATCAGGGACGAGCGCCCCCTCACAGAGGCAGAGGAAAAAGCACTTACAGAGTTCTGCTGTGGTGAGgcggaggaaaagggggaggagggtgAAGGTTGGGCTTCTGTCCCAGCCGGGACGGGCAAGGCGCTCTACCAATACGACGGGCTGCCTGACGAGGGGGCGGGACTGAATGGGCCCGACCTATTGCAGCCCCGGGTCCCCACCATCACGGTGATGGACAGACTGACGGAACTACACGGCTCGGCGGCGCTCAGCTTTAATTCCGCCCTCGCCGCCCAGGTGGCAGCACGTTCATATACCTTCGCCAACATGGAGGAGCAGACGTTTGGAGACAGCggagaagaggatgagggagagaagcgTTCGCTGCCTGATGGACAGACATGTGAGAAGGACTAG
- the LOC109896645 gene encoding vezatin isoform X2, with product MTEEFDEDVVFENSPLFHYLQDLGHTDFEACPTVSQEDECGGGEGGTTSPQDSLSKPTGGRLWRLADALWRRSPFHQAASAHRLEQQLDCVFGQYAVQCILDQDVLLQEDVELIELLDPSLLTLGASPSGSPRRDHSLPCPRLLASPSQWDVAVLVGLAAVLLGLSSLSAGAWSLAVIPWCAAVMGWVGLRGAGLWRQGRMQRAAHAQASELQTMVLNSKALTSLARKSLRLLQETEVISRGFTLLLDRVSAASSFSRAGLGAGPRGQQLIGLRKAVYRALRSAFRASRRATCHMLKAYPLNSEIDNVTNYVSAVPLKELGMGLGTEHLTDEEAQELTDDYSLPALKVLFQLWVGQSSECFRRLALLLSPRRLEEPREDWVKGETPPPPIHRSVATVTQPLHGALAGCLGDMQRSYEFHRYFETQRQTQGSDRVGRAQQKCRELNTLHTSVRSLQLHLRALLNEMIILEDDLEKLMVTKEAVEVTVEGYQDLQERLGHLQPHMQASAGCWEDTVGQVERMLRRANTCPGTPDGPEQCLPPVPCTPAPTYTLILDRDPVPEEQELEAYVSDSEDENGWAGSVVDMLSPEERERQRREREESRRVLSELKAVLGQRASEGERRKWKQLLFNDQAAVMPIVSAETSIEYQMPSDPLDALTLVGVANPGVAEGNHLSERLNNEEEDWIRDERPLTEAEEKALTEFCCGEAEEKGEEGEGWASVPAGTGKALYQYDGLPDEGAGLNGPDLLQPRVPTITVMDRLTELHGSAALSFNSALAAQVAARSYTFANMEEQTFGDSGEEDEGEKRSLPDGQTCEKD from the exons ATGACTGAGGAGTTTGATGAAGATGTGGTATTTGAG aaCTCTCCGCTCTTCCACTACCTGCAGGATCTAGGACACACAGACTTTGAGGCGTGTCCCACAGTGTCTCAGGAGGACgagtgtggaggaggagagggggggacgaCCTCCCCGCAGGACAGCCTGTCCAAACCCACA GGAGGACGTCTATGGAGATTGGCTGATGCCTTGTGGAGGCGGAGCCCGTTCCACCAGGCTGCCTCTGCCCATAGGCTGGAGCAGCAGCTG gACTGTGTGTTTGGCCAGTACGCGGTGCAGTGTATCCTGGACCAGGATGTGTTGCTCCAGGAGGATGTGGAGCTCATCGAGCTGTTAGACCCCAGCCTGCTCACCCTGGGCGCCTCACCCTCCGGCTCACCCAGACGAGACCACTCCCTGCCCTGCCCGCGTCTCCTCGCCTCTCCTTCGCAGTG ggATGTAGCAGTGCTGGTGGGCCTGGCTGCAGTGTTACTaggcctgtcctctctctctgccggGGCCTGGTCTCTGGCTGTGATCCCGTGGTGTGCTGCGGTCATGGGCTGGGTGGGGCTGCGAGGGGCGGGGCTGTGGAGACAGGGGAGGATGCAGAGAGCAGCACACGCCCAGGCCTCCGAGCTGCAGACCATGGTGCTGAACAGTAAGGCTCTGACCAGCCTGGCCCGCAAGTCCCTGAGACTACTACAGGAGACAGAGGTCATCTCTCGAGGGTTCACCCT TCTGCTCGACAGGGTGAGTGCGGCCAGCTCCTTTAGTAGGGCGGGGCTGGGGGCAGGGCCACGGGGGCAGCAGTTGATTGGCCTGCGGAAGGCGGTGTATCGTGCGCTCCGCTCGGCCTTCAGAGCCTCCCGCCGAGCCACGTGCCACATGCTCAAAGC GTACCCCCTGAACTCTGAGATCGACAATGTGACCAACTACGTGTCTGCGGTGCCCCTGAAGGAGCTGGGGATGGGCCTGGGGACAGAGCACCTGACTGACGAGGAGGCACAGGAGCTCACCGATGACTACAGCCTCCCTGCCCTCAAG GTGCTGTTCCAGTTGTGGGTGGGGCAGAGCTCAGAATGTTTCCGCCGATTGGCCCTGCTGCTGTCACCACGACGACTGGAGGAGCCCAGGGAAGACTGGGTTAAAGGTGAAACCCCTCCTCCGCCCATACACCGCTCTGTTGCCACGGTGACACAGCCTCTCCACGGTGCCCTGGCTGGTTGCCTGGGCGACATGCAGCGTAGCTACGAGTTCCACCGGTACTTTGAGACGCAGCGCCAGACGCAGGGCTCGGACAGGGTGGGGCGCGCTCAGCAGAAATGCAGAGAGCTCAACACACTGCACACGTCTGTACGCAGCCTGCAGCTGCATCTCAGGGCCCTGCTCAACGA GATGATTATCCTGGAGGATGACCTGGAGAAGCTGATGGTGACGAAGGAGGCGGTGGAGGTGACTGTGGAGGGCTACCAGGACCTCCAGGAGCGTCTCGGCCACCTGCAGCCCCACATGCAGGCCAGCGCCGGATGCTGGGAGGACACCGTGGGCCAAGTGGAGCGCATGCTGAGGAGAGCTAACACCTGCCCAG GAACTCCTGATGGTCCAGAGCAGTGTCTCCCTCCTGTGCCATGCACACCTGCCCCAACCTACACCCTCATCCTGGACAGGGACCCCGTGCCTGAGGAGCAG GAGCTGGAAGCGTACGTGTCAGACTCAGAGGATGAGAACGGGTGGGCGGGGTCGGTGGTTGACATGCTGTCTCCCGAGGAACGAGAGCGCCAGCGGCGGGAGAGGGAGGAGTCTCGGCGCGTCCTATCGGAGCTCAAAGCCGTGCTGGGCCAGCGGGCGTCCGAGGGCGAGAGGAGGAAGTGGAAACAGCTGCTCTTCAACGACCAAG CGGCGGTGATGCCTATCGTTTCCGCGGAAACTTCTATAGAATATCAGATGCCCTCCGACCCATTGGACGCTCTGACCCTTGTGGGCGTAGCCAATCCAGGTGTCGCCGAGGGAAACCACCTATCGGAAAGGCTGAACAACGAGGAGGAAGACTGGATCAGGGACGAGCGCCCCCTCACAGAGGCAGAGGAAAAAGCACTTACAGAGTTCTGCTGTGGTGAGgcggaggaaaagggggaggagggtgAAGGTTGGGCTTCTGTCCCAGCCGGGACGGGCAAGGCGCTCTACCAATACGACGGGCTGCCTGACGAGGGGGCGGGACTGAATGGGCCCGACCTATTGCAGCCCCGGGTCCCCACCATCACGGTGATGGACAGACTGACGGAACTACACGGCTCGGCGGCGCTCAGCTTTAATTCCGCCCTCGCCGCCCAGGTGGCAGCACGTTCATATACCTTCGCCAACATGGAGGAGCAGACGTTTGGAGACAGCggagaagaggatgagggagagaagcgTTCGCTGCCTGATGGACAGACATGTGAGAAGGACTAG
- the LOC109896645 gene encoding vezatin isoform X1: MCQHVHHRYRPIMQNSPLFHYLQDLGHTDFEACPTVSQEDECGGGEGGTTSPQDSLSKPTGGRLWRLADALWRRSPFHQAASAHRLEQQLDCVFGQYAVQCILDQDVLLQEDVELIELLDPSLLTLGASPSGSPRRDHSLPCPRLLASPSQWDVAVLVGLAAVLLGLSSLSAGAWSLAVIPWCAAVMGWVGLRGAGLWRQGRMQRAAHAQASELQTMVLNSKALTSLARKSLRLLQETEVISRGFTLLLDRVSAASSFSRAGLGAGPRGQQLIGLRKAVYRALRSAFRASRRATCHMLKAYPLNSEIDNVTNYVSAVPLKELGMGLGTEHLTDEEAQELTDDYSLPALKVLFQLWVGQSSECFRRLALLLSPRRLEEPREDWVKGETPPPPIHRSVATVTQPLHGALAGCLGDMQRSYEFHRYFETQRQTQGSDRVGRAQQKCRELNTLHTSVRSLQLHLRALLNEMIILEDDLEKLMVTKEAVEVTVEGYQDLQERLGHLQPHMQASAGCWEDTVGQVERMLRRANTCPGTPDGPEQCLPPVPCTPAPTYTLILDRDPVPEEQELEAYVSDSEDENGWAGSVVDMLSPEERERQRREREESRRVLSELKAVLGQRASEGERRKWKQLLFNDQAAVMPIVSAETSIEYQMPSDPLDALTLVGVANPGVAEGNHLSERLNNEEEDWIRDERPLTEAEEKALTEFCCGEAEEKGEEGEGWASVPAGTGKALYQYDGLPDEGAGLNGPDLLQPRVPTITVMDRLTELHGSAALSFNSALAAQVAARSYTFANMEEQTFGDSGEEDEGEKRSLPDGQTCEKD; this comes from the exons ATGTGTCAACATGTGCACCACCGATACCGTCCGATCATGCAA aaCTCTCCGCTCTTCCACTACCTGCAGGATCTAGGACACACAGACTTTGAGGCGTGTCCCACAGTGTCTCAGGAGGACgagtgtggaggaggagagggggggacgaCCTCCCCGCAGGACAGCCTGTCCAAACCCACA GGAGGACGTCTATGGAGATTGGCTGATGCCTTGTGGAGGCGGAGCCCGTTCCACCAGGCTGCCTCTGCCCATAGGCTGGAGCAGCAGCTG gACTGTGTGTTTGGCCAGTACGCGGTGCAGTGTATCCTGGACCAGGATGTGTTGCTCCAGGAGGATGTGGAGCTCATCGAGCTGTTAGACCCCAGCCTGCTCACCCTGGGCGCCTCACCCTCCGGCTCACCCAGACGAGACCACTCCCTGCCCTGCCCGCGTCTCCTCGCCTCTCCTTCGCAGTG ggATGTAGCAGTGCTGGTGGGCCTGGCTGCAGTGTTACTaggcctgtcctctctctctgccggGGCCTGGTCTCTGGCTGTGATCCCGTGGTGTGCTGCGGTCATGGGCTGGGTGGGGCTGCGAGGGGCGGGGCTGTGGAGACAGGGGAGGATGCAGAGAGCAGCACACGCCCAGGCCTCCGAGCTGCAGACCATGGTGCTGAACAGTAAGGCTCTGACCAGCCTGGCCCGCAAGTCCCTGAGACTACTACAGGAGACAGAGGTCATCTCTCGAGGGTTCACCCT TCTGCTCGACAGGGTGAGTGCGGCCAGCTCCTTTAGTAGGGCGGGGCTGGGGGCAGGGCCACGGGGGCAGCAGTTGATTGGCCTGCGGAAGGCGGTGTATCGTGCGCTCCGCTCGGCCTTCAGAGCCTCCCGCCGAGCCACGTGCCACATGCTCAAAGC GTACCCCCTGAACTCTGAGATCGACAATGTGACCAACTACGTGTCTGCGGTGCCCCTGAAGGAGCTGGGGATGGGCCTGGGGACAGAGCACCTGACTGACGAGGAGGCACAGGAGCTCACCGATGACTACAGCCTCCCTGCCCTCAAG GTGCTGTTCCAGTTGTGGGTGGGGCAGAGCTCAGAATGTTTCCGCCGATTGGCCCTGCTGCTGTCACCACGACGACTGGAGGAGCCCAGGGAAGACTGGGTTAAAGGTGAAACCCCTCCTCCGCCCATACACCGCTCTGTTGCCACGGTGACACAGCCTCTCCACGGTGCCCTGGCTGGTTGCCTGGGCGACATGCAGCGTAGCTACGAGTTCCACCGGTACTTTGAGACGCAGCGCCAGACGCAGGGCTCGGACAGGGTGGGGCGCGCTCAGCAGAAATGCAGAGAGCTCAACACACTGCACACGTCTGTACGCAGCCTGCAGCTGCATCTCAGGGCCCTGCTCAACGA GATGATTATCCTGGAGGATGACCTGGAGAAGCTGATGGTGACGAAGGAGGCGGTGGAGGTGACTGTGGAGGGCTACCAGGACCTCCAGGAGCGTCTCGGCCACCTGCAGCCCCACATGCAGGCCAGCGCCGGATGCTGGGAGGACACCGTGGGCCAAGTGGAGCGCATGCTGAGGAGAGCTAACACCTGCCCAG GAACTCCTGATGGTCCAGAGCAGTGTCTCCCTCCTGTGCCATGCACACCTGCCCCAACCTACACCCTCATCCTGGACAGGGACCCCGTGCCTGAGGAGCAG GAGCTGGAAGCGTACGTGTCAGACTCAGAGGATGAGAACGGGTGGGCGGGGTCGGTGGTTGACATGCTGTCTCCCGAGGAACGAGAGCGCCAGCGGCGGGAGAGGGAGGAGTCTCGGCGCGTCCTATCGGAGCTCAAAGCCGTGCTGGGCCAGCGGGCGTCCGAGGGCGAGAGGAGGAAGTGGAAACAGCTGCTCTTCAACGACCAAG CGGCGGTGATGCCTATCGTTTCCGCGGAAACTTCTATAGAATATCAGATGCCCTCCGACCCATTGGACGCTCTGACCCTTGTGGGCGTAGCCAATCCAGGTGTCGCCGAGGGAAACCACCTATCGGAAAGGCTGAACAACGAGGAGGAAGACTGGATCAGGGACGAGCGCCCCCTCACAGAGGCAGAGGAAAAAGCACTTACAGAGTTCTGCTGTGGTGAGgcggaggaaaagggggaggagggtgAAGGTTGGGCTTCTGTCCCAGCCGGGACGGGCAAGGCGCTCTACCAATACGACGGGCTGCCTGACGAGGGGGCGGGACTGAATGGGCCCGACCTATTGCAGCCCCGGGTCCCCACCATCACGGTGATGGACAGACTGACGGAACTACACGGCTCGGCGGCGCTCAGCTTTAATTCCGCCCTCGCCGCCCAGGTGGCAGCACGTTCATATACCTTCGCCAACATGGAGGAGCAGACGTTTGGAGACAGCggagaagaggatgagggagagaagcgTTCGCTGCCTGATGGACAGACATGTGAGAAGGACTAG
- the LOC109896645 gene encoding vezatin isoform X3: protein MCQHVHHRYRPIMQNSPLFHYLQDLGHTDFEACPTVSQEDECGGGEGGTTSPQDSLSKPTGGRLWRLADALWRRSPFHQAASAHRLEQQLDCVFGQYAVQCILDQDVLLQEDVELIELLDPSLLTLGASPSGSPRRDHSLPCPRLLASPSQWDVAVLVGLAAVLLGLSSLSAGAWSLAVIPWCAAVMGWVGLRGAGLWRQGRMQRAAHAQASELQTMVLNSKALTSLARKSLRLLQETEVISRGFTLVSAASSFSRAGLGAGPRGQQLIGLRKAVYRALRSAFRASRRATCHMLKAYPLNSEIDNVTNYVSAVPLKELGMGLGTEHLTDEEAQELTDDYSLPALKVLFQLWVGQSSECFRRLALLLSPRRLEEPREDWVKGETPPPPIHRSVATVTQPLHGALAGCLGDMQRSYEFHRYFETQRQTQGSDRVGRAQQKCRELNTLHTSVRSLQLHLRALLNEMIILEDDLEKLMVTKEAVEVTVEGYQDLQERLGHLQPHMQASAGCWEDTVGQVERMLRRANTCPGTPDGPEQCLPPVPCTPAPTYTLILDRDPVPEEQELEAYVSDSEDENGWAGSVVDMLSPEERERQRREREESRRVLSELKAVLGQRASEGERRKWKQLLFNDQAAVMPIVSAETSIEYQMPSDPLDALTLVGVANPGVAEGNHLSERLNNEEEDWIRDERPLTEAEEKALTEFCCGEAEEKGEEGEGWASVPAGTGKALYQYDGLPDEGAGLNGPDLLQPRVPTITVMDRLTELHGSAALSFNSALAAQVAARSYTFANMEEQTFGDSGEEDEGEKRSLPDGQTCEKD from the exons ATGTGTCAACATGTGCACCACCGATACCGTCCGATCATGCAA aaCTCTCCGCTCTTCCACTACCTGCAGGATCTAGGACACACAGACTTTGAGGCGTGTCCCACAGTGTCTCAGGAGGACgagtgtggaggaggagagggggggacgaCCTCCCCGCAGGACAGCCTGTCCAAACCCACA GGAGGACGTCTATGGAGATTGGCTGATGCCTTGTGGAGGCGGAGCCCGTTCCACCAGGCTGCCTCTGCCCATAGGCTGGAGCAGCAGCTG gACTGTGTGTTTGGCCAGTACGCGGTGCAGTGTATCCTGGACCAGGATGTGTTGCTCCAGGAGGATGTGGAGCTCATCGAGCTGTTAGACCCCAGCCTGCTCACCCTGGGCGCCTCACCCTCCGGCTCACCCAGACGAGACCACTCCCTGCCCTGCCCGCGTCTCCTCGCCTCTCCTTCGCAGTG ggATGTAGCAGTGCTGGTGGGCCTGGCTGCAGTGTTACTaggcctgtcctctctctctgccggGGCCTGGTCTCTGGCTGTGATCCCGTGGTGTGCTGCGGTCATGGGCTGGGTGGGGCTGCGAGGGGCGGGGCTGTGGAGACAGGGGAGGATGCAGAGAGCAGCACACGCCCAGGCCTCCGAGCTGCAGACCATGGTGCTGAACAGTAAGGCTCTGACCAGCCTGGCCCGCAAGTCCCTGAGACTACTACAGGAGACAGAGGTCATCTCTCGAGGGTTCACCCT GGTGAGTGCGGCCAGCTCCTTTAGTAGGGCGGGGCTGGGGGCAGGGCCACGGGGGCAGCAGTTGATTGGCCTGCGGAAGGCGGTGTATCGTGCGCTCCGCTCGGCCTTCAGAGCCTCCCGCCGAGCCACGTGCCACATGCTCAAAGC GTACCCCCTGAACTCTGAGATCGACAATGTGACCAACTACGTGTCTGCGGTGCCCCTGAAGGAGCTGGGGATGGGCCTGGGGACAGAGCACCTGACTGACGAGGAGGCACAGGAGCTCACCGATGACTACAGCCTCCCTGCCCTCAAG GTGCTGTTCCAGTTGTGGGTGGGGCAGAGCTCAGAATGTTTCCGCCGATTGGCCCTGCTGCTGTCACCACGACGACTGGAGGAGCCCAGGGAAGACTGGGTTAAAGGTGAAACCCCTCCTCCGCCCATACACCGCTCTGTTGCCACGGTGACACAGCCTCTCCACGGTGCCCTGGCTGGTTGCCTGGGCGACATGCAGCGTAGCTACGAGTTCCACCGGTACTTTGAGACGCAGCGCCAGACGCAGGGCTCGGACAGGGTGGGGCGCGCTCAGCAGAAATGCAGAGAGCTCAACACACTGCACACGTCTGTACGCAGCCTGCAGCTGCATCTCAGGGCCCTGCTCAACGA GATGATTATCCTGGAGGATGACCTGGAGAAGCTGATGGTGACGAAGGAGGCGGTGGAGGTGACTGTGGAGGGCTACCAGGACCTCCAGGAGCGTCTCGGCCACCTGCAGCCCCACATGCAGGCCAGCGCCGGATGCTGGGAGGACACCGTGGGCCAAGTGGAGCGCATGCTGAGGAGAGCTAACACCTGCCCAG GAACTCCTGATGGTCCAGAGCAGTGTCTCCCTCCTGTGCCATGCACACCTGCCCCAACCTACACCCTCATCCTGGACAGGGACCCCGTGCCTGAGGAGCAG GAGCTGGAAGCGTACGTGTCAGACTCAGAGGATGAGAACGGGTGGGCGGGGTCGGTGGTTGACATGCTGTCTCCCGAGGAACGAGAGCGCCAGCGGCGGGAGAGGGAGGAGTCTCGGCGCGTCCTATCGGAGCTCAAAGCCGTGCTGGGCCAGCGGGCGTCCGAGGGCGAGAGGAGGAAGTGGAAACAGCTGCTCTTCAACGACCAAG CGGCGGTGATGCCTATCGTTTCCGCGGAAACTTCTATAGAATATCAGATGCCCTCCGACCCATTGGACGCTCTGACCCTTGTGGGCGTAGCCAATCCAGGTGTCGCCGAGGGAAACCACCTATCGGAAAGGCTGAACAACGAGGAGGAAGACTGGATCAGGGACGAGCGCCCCCTCACAGAGGCAGAGGAAAAAGCACTTACAGAGTTCTGCTGTGGTGAGgcggaggaaaagggggaggagggtgAAGGTTGGGCTTCTGTCCCAGCCGGGACGGGCAAGGCGCTCTACCAATACGACGGGCTGCCTGACGAGGGGGCGGGACTGAATGGGCCCGACCTATTGCAGCCCCGGGTCCCCACCATCACGGTGATGGACAGACTGACGGAACTACACGGCTCGGCGGCGCTCAGCTTTAATTCCGCCCTCGCCGCCCAGGTGGCAGCACGTTCATATACCTTCGCCAACATGGAGGAGCAGACGTTTGGAGACAGCggagaagaggatgagggagagaagcgTTCGCTGCCTGATGGACAGACATGTGAGAAGGACTAG